One segment of Pontibacter akesuensis DNA contains the following:
- a CDS encoding AAA family ATPase → MTEQDINHLLGKLPKLKQEIQKIIVGQEEVLDEVLITLLAGGHGLLEGVPGLAKTLLVRTLSSAMDLGFRRIQFTPDLMPTDILGTEVLEEDHATGKRFFKFNEGPIFSNIVLADEINRTPPKTQAALLEAMQEHEVTYAGTTYSLPRPFFLLATQNPIEQAGTYPLPEAQLDRFLLFIKIKYPTEQEELNILANTTGTRQAQVQPSISGEEVLQLRQLVREVSISEELLSYVNHLVRATRPDTTTVNFIKTYCRWGAGPRAGQALILTSKARALLHGRFAVTADDVRVMAYPVLRHRVLVNFTAEAERITPDRVVDELLQSITLPKAVLV, encoded by the coding sequence GTGACTGAACAAGACATAAACCACCTGCTTGGCAAACTACCAAAGCTAAAGCAGGAAATACAGAAGATAATTGTAGGCCAGGAGGAGGTGCTGGACGAGGTGCTGATCACGCTGCTGGCAGGAGGCCACGGTTTGCTGGAGGGCGTGCCGGGGCTGGCTAAAACTTTACTCGTGCGCACCCTAAGCAGCGCCATGGACCTGGGCTTTCGCCGCATCCAGTTCACGCCCGACCTGATGCCTACCGACATTTTGGGAACCGAAGTGCTGGAGGAGGATCATGCCACCGGGAAGCGCTTCTTCAAGTTTAACGAGGGACCGATCTTCTCCAACATCGTGCTGGCCGATGAGATAAACCGCACGCCGCCCAAAACACAGGCAGCCCTGCTGGAGGCGATGCAGGAGCACGAAGTAACCTACGCCGGCACAACCTACTCGTTGCCACGACCCTTCTTCCTGCTGGCTACCCAAAACCCCATTGAGCAGGCTGGCACTTATCCATTGCCCGAGGCGCAACTCGACCGCTTCCTGCTTTTCATCAAAATCAAGTACCCAACCGAGCAGGAGGAGCTAAACATACTGGCCAATACCACCGGCACCCGGCAGGCACAGGTGCAGCCAAGTATAAGCGGCGAGGAAGTGCTGCAGTTACGCCAACTGGTGCGGGAGGTAAGCATCAGCGAAGAATTACTTAGCTACGTCAACCACCTCGTGCGCGCTACCCGCCCCGACACCACCACCGTAAATTTCATAAAAACCTACTGCCGCTGGGGCGCCGGGCCGCGTGCCGGACAGGCACTTATACTTACTTCCAAGGCTAGGGCACTGTTGCACGGTCGTTTTGCCGTAACGGCAGATGATGTTCGGGTGATGGCTTACCCTGTACTGCGCCACCGCGTGCTGGTCAACTTCACCGCTGAGGCAGAGCGCATTACCCCCGACAGAGTGGTGGATGAGTTGCTGCAAAGTATAACGCTGCCAAAGGCGGTGCTAGTGTAG